In one Halictus rubicundus isolate RS-2024b chromosome 14, iyHalRubi1_principal, whole genome shotgun sequence genomic region, the following are encoded:
- the LOC143361082 gene encoding uncharacterized protein LOC143361082 — translation MKLLLQLAASILLTSVCAASWPYREIVGVGQSESPVFVAPVYGVAPVISPLDNDQEVATIVAGPVTGTTIVEGSSSGPVTVLSPVDAAGINDPSLKTNATEEPNLAKGAVAKLPEDATEDSVIIKGASSGPVTLVAPSAAVADNAPSAGTKTGGAVASSASVAIENAEESGRVSPTTIKETIGIASANAVIGPSTGPIIIVGPTAPPIPTTNVPTVTPIAADADTDVVGPAIAIDSLPATGELGNETASTAGAPEANQEISATSTATVPSSGNSTVSTSAKVNLITPAARIAATAETATSSIVVSAVTASTAHASDPAATVSGAAASALIIHPLP, via the exons ATGAAGTTGCTG CTGCAGTTAGCAGCATCGATTCTCCTGACATCCGTTTGCGCCGCAAGCTGGCCGTATCGTGAAATAGTGGGCGTCGGGCAATCGGAATCTCCAGTATTCGTTGCGCCGGTTTATGGAGTCGCACCTGTAATCAGCCCGTTGGACAACGACCAAGAGGTAGCTACGATAGTCGCCGGTCCTGTCACCGGGACCACGATCGTCGAAGGATCCTCTTCCGGTCCTGTCACCGTCCTCTCACCCGTGGATGCTGCCGGTATCAATGATCCCTCATTAAAGACAA ACGCGACGGAAGAGCCTAACTTGGCGAAAGGCGCGGTGGCAAAATTGCCCGAGGATGCAACGGAAGATTCGGTGATCATCAAGGGAGCGTCATCGGGTCCGGTGACCCTGGTCGCTCCTTCGGCCGCAGTCGCCGACAATGCACCGTCAGCTGGAACAAAGACCGGAGGAGCTGTTGCATCGTCAGCATCTGTTGCAATCGAAAACGCAGAAGAATCGGGCCGGGTATCGCCGACGACAATTAAAGAAACAATAGGAATAGCGTCGGCGAATGCTGTAATTGGTCCCTCCACCGGGCCCATAATCATTGTCGGACCTACCGCCCCACCGATACCCACTACCAATGTCCCGACAGTTACGCCTATCGCAGCGGACGCTGACACTGACGTCGTTGGCCCGGCCATTGCAATCGACTCGTTACCTGCGACTGGAGAACTTGGCAACGAAACTGCTTCGACCGCAG GTGCACCAGAGGCAAATCAAGAGATCTCGGCGACCAGCACAGCGACCGTTCCCAGTTCTGGAAATTCCACAGTTTCCACGTCGGCGAAGGTTAATTTGATTACACCTGCAGCTAGAATCGCAGCGACCGCCGAGACAGCGACAAGTAGCATCGTCGTATCAGCGGTAACTGCATCCACCGCGCACGCTTCCGACCCCGCTGCAACCGTTTCCGGCGCTGCTGCATCCGCGTTGATCATCCACCCGCTGCCCTAA
- the Apd-2 gene encoding apidermin 2: MKSLVILFAILAVVAAFPEQERERRGILGGAALASPWIGASNIAAGPIAVAAVPKLLAAPAVVAAPALASPWGLKAW, translated from the exons ATGAAATCCTTG GTGATCCTTTTCGCTATCCTCGCCGTCGTCGCGGCTTTCCCCGAACAGGAACGTGAACGTCGTGGAATCCTCGGTGGAGCAGCTCTTGCTTCCCCATGGATCGGCGCTTCCAATATCGCTGCCGGCCCCATCGCTGTTGCCGCCGTCCCTAAGCTCCTCGCAGCGC CCGCCGTCGTAGCCGCACCCGCACTTGCTTCCCCATGGGGACTGAAAGCTTGGTAA